The following proteins are co-located in the Microbacterium immunditiarum genome:
- a CDS encoding carboxylesterase/lipase family protein, producing MSEVTLAPVVRIAPGAVRGVWRGEPGAPGASAAFLGIPFAKPPVGDLRFEAPEPPDPWDGVRDATAYGPTPLRGPQPEVTLIPEPSVPGESTLNVNVFTPRPGDTDAKLPVLVWIHGGGYIAGSPASPWYDGRTFNRDGIVTVSVSYRLGFDGFGHIDGAPANRGVRDWIAALEWVRDNIAAFGGDPGRVTIAGQSAGGGAVLTLLGLPAAQHLFHAAWSMSGALGDVSRKRAEERADKLARLANVAPTRSGFASVDEERLLALQSDAASPESRNRLAAVNLLLDEGPSWGPMVDGELLKQPTPVSIRDGVGADKPLVLGATDDEFTMLLDRAKGSLRFVPAPLALGRLRLDRATRRAYVAANAEQHRKGTSALLGRYVSDRAFRSTVVRVAAARTAAKSDAPTWVYRFSWASPAIGWACHCLDVPFWFDCLDAERVDALAGTEPPQELADAVHGAALRLIRGEEPGWTPWSERPGATRMFGAASGPEIDPDGYASVRPLVPPEPPGP from the coding sequence ATGAGCGAGGTCACGCTTGCGCCCGTCGTGCGGATCGCACCCGGAGCCGTGCGCGGGGTGTGGCGGGGCGAGCCGGGCGCCCCGGGCGCCTCCGCGGCTTTCCTCGGCATCCCGTTCGCGAAGCCTCCCGTCGGAGACCTCCGCTTCGAGGCCCCCGAGCCGCCCGACCCGTGGGACGGCGTGCGGGATGCCACCGCCTACGGGCCGACGCCGCTGCGCGGACCGCAGCCCGAGGTGACGCTCATCCCGGAGCCCTCGGTGCCGGGCGAGTCGACGCTCAACGTGAACGTGTTCACGCCGCGTCCGGGCGACACGGATGCGAAGCTGCCGGTGCTCGTGTGGATCCACGGCGGCGGCTACATCGCCGGATCCCCCGCGAGCCCGTGGTACGACGGCCGCACCTTCAACCGCGACGGCATCGTCACGGTCTCGGTCTCGTACCGCCTGGGCTTCGACGGGTTCGGCCACATCGACGGCGCTCCGGCCAACCGCGGCGTGCGCGACTGGATCGCCGCCCTCGAGTGGGTGCGCGACAACATCGCGGCGTTCGGCGGCGACCCCGGGAGGGTGACGATCGCCGGGCAGTCGGCGGGCGGCGGCGCCGTGCTCACGCTGCTCGGACTGCCTGCGGCACAGCACCTGTTCCACGCAGCGTGGTCGATGTCGGGCGCGCTCGGCGACGTCTCGCGCAAGAGAGCCGAGGAGCGCGCCGACAAGCTCGCACGGCTCGCGAACGTGGCGCCCACGCGATCGGGCTTCGCGTCGGTCGACGAGGAGAGGCTCCTGGCGCTGCAGAGCGACGCCGCATCGCCCGAGTCGCGCAACCGGCTCGCCGCGGTGAACCTGCTGCTCGACGAGGGACCGTCGTGGGGACCCATGGTCGACGGCGAACTGCTCAAGCAGCCGACGCCCGTCTCGATCCGCGACGGCGTCGGCGCTGACAAACCGCTCGTGCTCGGCGCCACGGACGACGAGTTCACGATGCTGCTCGACCGCGCGAAGGGAAGCCTGCGGTTCGTCCCTGCGCCGCTCGCGCTCGGCAGACTCAGGCTCGATCGGGCGACGCGCCGCGCGTACGTCGCCGCGAATGCCGAGCAGCACCGCAAAGGCACCTCCGCGCTGCTCGGCCGGTACGTGAGCGATCGCGCGTTCCGTTCGACGGTCGTGCGGGTCGCAGCTGCGCGCACGGCGGCGAAGTCGGATGCCCCCACCTGGGTCTACCGCTTCTCGTGGGCCTCGCCCGCGATCGGGTGGGCGTGCCACTGCCTCGACGTGCCGTTCTGGTTCGACTGTCTCGACGCCGAGCGGGTCGACGCCCTCGCCGGCACCGAACCTCCGCAGGAACTCGCCGACGCCGTTCACGGTGCTGCGCTCCGCCTCATCCGCGGCGAGGAGCCGGGGTGGACGCCGTGGTCGGAGCGACCGGGCGCGACGCGCATGTTCGGCGCGGCATCCGGCCCCGAGATCGACCCCGACGGCTACGCGAGCGTCCGCCCGCTCGTGCCGCCGGAGCCGCCCGGGCCCTGA
- a CDS encoding TetR/AcrR family transcriptional regulator encodes MAKKRSGPSGKRGSYAKGVAKREEILTRALDVIAREGYRGASVKEIADAVGLSQAGLLHYFASKEELFTEVLRKRDEADLAFSGFEAVPASADVRDIREGYLSVIRHNAEVPGLVQLFAQLSVDAADPEHPAHRFFIDRGALLRSVFADALARRFAEGGVAPRVPPETLARIFQAVTDGLQLQWMLEPDLDMAATIDVLFELVFTHARAASDDPPDGRAVREGGAA; translated from the coding sequence GTGGCAAAGAAGCGATCCGGTCCATCCGGCAAGCGCGGCTCTTACGCGAAGGGCGTCGCCAAGCGCGAGGAGATCCTGACGCGCGCTCTCGACGTGATCGCGCGCGAGGGGTACCGCGGCGCATCCGTCAAGGAGATCGCGGATGCCGTGGGCCTCAGTCAGGCGGGGCTCCTCCACTACTTCGCGAGCAAGGAGGAGCTCTTCACGGAGGTCCTTCGCAAGCGCGACGAGGCGGACCTCGCGTTCTCGGGGTTCGAGGCGGTGCCCGCATCCGCCGACGTGCGCGACATCCGCGAGGGGTACCTGTCCGTCATCCGTCACAACGCCGAGGTCCCGGGGCTCGTGCAGCTGTTCGCTCAGCTCTCGGTGGACGCCGCCGACCCCGAGCACCCCGCACACAGGTTCTTCATCGATCGCGGGGCCCTGCTCCGGTCGGTGTTCGCCGACGCGCTCGCGCGCCGATTCGCGGAGGGCGGCGTCGCGCCGCGCGTACCTCCCGAGACGCTGGCGCGCATCTTCCAGGCGGTCACGGACGGCCTGCAGCTGCAGTGGATGCTCGAGCCCGACCTCGACATGGCCGCGACGATCGACGTCCTGTTCGAGCTCGTCTTCACGCACGCCCGGGCCGCGTCCGACGATCCACCAGACGGGCGCGCCGTCCGCGAGGGGGGCGCCGCATGA
- a CDS encoding MFS transporter produces MTTTSDNTAPLTENTFVATAAGTDDPPPPIRGLRRLMAWIIPANMGIYLIWGAVPGILLPQQITLLFGEEGKVANLAVVATIGALAAMLAQPIAGQISDRTRSRFGRRAPWIVLGALAGGLALVGLAFANSLVAVIIGWTLVQIAYNFAQGPLTAVMPDRVPIKRRGTFAALSGIGLMVGALGGSIVGAMFFNSITLGYVVFAVFSLVTLTLFVVFNPDHASTALEPEPFDLKAFLSTFWVNPVKHPDFFWAFTGRLLLYTGYFAVTGYQLFLLTDYFDVAHPEQVIPLLGLLSMAGIIISTVISGPLSDRIGRRKPFVVASAAVVSLAFLIPWVWQDLTAWIILTVIAGFGFGMFQAVDTALMSEVLPSAKSFAKDLGVVNIAATLPQTLAPGVAGAIVLVFGFAGLFPVAIVLGILGALAVLPIKAVR; encoded by the coding sequence ATGACGACGACGTCTGACAACACAGCGCCCCTGACGGAGAACACCTTCGTAGCGACCGCCGCCGGGACCGATGATCCGCCGCCGCCCATCCGCGGTCTCCGTCGCCTCATGGCGTGGATCATCCCCGCAAACATGGGGATCTACCTGATCTGGGGTGCCGTGCCGGGCATCCTCCTCCCGCAGCAGATCACGCTCCTCTTCGGCGAGGAGGGTAAGGTCGCCAACCTCGCCGTCGTCGCGACGATCGGCGCCCTCGCCGCGATGCTCGCCCAGCCGATCGCGGGGCAGATCTCCGACCGCACGCGCTCCCGGTTCGGGCGCCGCGCCCCGTGGATCGTGCTCGGCGCGCTCGCGGGGGGCCTCGCCCTCGTCGGTCTCGCCTTTGCGAACTCGCTGGTGGCGGTCATCATCGGCTGGACCCTCGTCCAGATCGCCTACAACTTCGCGCAGGGTCCGCTCACGGCGGTAATGCCCGATCGCGTGCCCATCAAGCGTCGCGGCACGTTCGCCGCGCTGTCGGGTATCGGGCTCATGGTCGGAGCGCTCGGCGGATCGATCGTCGGAGCGATGTTCTTCAACAGCATCACCCTCGGATACGTGGTCTTCGCGGTGTTCTCCCTCGTGACCCTGACGCTCTTCGTCGTCTTCAATCCCGACCACGCCAGCACAGCGCTCGAGCCGGAGCCCTTCGACCTGAAGGCCTTCCTCAGCACGTTCTGGGTCAACCCGGTCAAGCACCCCGACTTCTTCTGGGCGTTCACCGGGCGCCTGCTCCTGTATACCGGGTACTTCGCGGTGACGGGCTACCAGCTGTTCCTCCTCACCGACTACTTCGACGTCGCGCACCCCGAGCAGGTGATCCCGCTCCTCGGCCTGCTGAGCATGGCGGGGATCATCATCTCGACCGTGATCTCGGGTCCGCTCTCCGACCGGATCGGCCGACGGAAGCCGTTCGTCGTGGCATCCGCCGCCGTCGTGAGCCTCGCGTTCCTCATCCCGTGGGTCTGGCAGGACCTCACCGCGTGGATCATCCTCACGGTCATCGCGGGCTTCGGCTTCGGGATGTTCCAGGCCGTCGACACGGCCCTCATGAGCGAGGTGCTCCCGTCGGCGAAGTCGTTCGCGAAGGACCTCGGCGTCGTCAACATCGCGGCGACCCTCCCGCAGACGCTCGCCCCGGGTGTCGCCGGCGCGATCGTGCTGGTTTTCGGGTTCGCCGGTCTCTTCCCGGTCGCGATCGTGCTCGGAATCCTCGGCGCACTCGCGGTGCTGCCCATCAAGGCGGTGCGCTGA
- a CDS encoding phosphatase PAP2 family protein — protein sequence MTAGLTDAAAVVSGRDPALARRPFALLWWGIGLFAAFVLMGVAVAVNAEAPITQPIDAWWRSTVGAAPDGGAHTWFVPMFFQYLGEAPGALAMIVLIPAGLALVGRWRSALFFLSATLLTVGLFSQAMKNLVDRPRPALDEALGLFGPLFQVDHGSFPSGHAVTAGVLVIAVAALIPRGTARTWWWVAGAVIMLGMMWQRTLINAHWLSDTVFGLAAGVAGGLLMWWAFWPWLQQDRGRPVWFLHFRRARETDAAASVSS from the coding sequence ATGACGGCGGGACTGACGGATGCCGCGGCAGTCGTCTCAGGCCGGGACCCGGCGCTCGCACGCCGTCCCTTCGCGCTGCTGTGGTGGGGCATCGGACTGTTCGCGGCGTTCGTTCTCATGGGCGTCGCGGTGGCGGTGAACGCCGAGGCGCCGATCACACAGCCGATCGACGCGTGGTGGCGTTCGACGGTCGGGGCCGCGCCCGACGGCGGTGCGCACACGTGGTTCGTGCCGATGTTCTTCCAGTATCTCGGCGAGGCGCCCGGTGCCCTCGCGATGATCGTGCTGATCCCCGCGGGGCTGGCCCTCGTCGGGCGCTGGCGCTCCGCGCTCTTCTTCCTGAGCGCGACCCTGCTCACGGTCGGTCTGTTCTCGCAGGCGATGAAGAACCTCGTCGACCGCCCGCGCCCCGCACTGGATGAGGCGCTCGGCTTGTTCGGTCCGCTGTTCCAGGTGGACCACGGCTCCTTCCCGTCGGGCCACGCGGTCACGGCGGGAGTGCTCGTCATCGCCGTCGCGGCGCTCATTCCGCGCGGCACGGCTCGGACGTGGTGGTGGGTCGCGGGTGCGGTCATCATGCTGGGGATGATGTGGCAGCGCACCTTGATCAACGCCCACTGGCTGTCGGACACCGTGTTCGGCCTCGCGGCAGGCGTCGCGGGCGGCCTTCTGATGTGGTGGGCCTTCTGGCCGTGGCTCCAGCAGGACCGCGGACGGCCGGTGTGGTTCCTGCACTTCCGCCGCGCTCGCGAGACGGATGCTGCCGCATCCGTCTCGTCGTGA
- a CDS encoding beta-glucosidase: MTLPDVSQLTLEEKASLTSGASFWYTKPVERAGVPAIMVTDGPHGLRKQREGGDHLGIGDSVPATCFPPAVALGSSWDVELAERVGEALGTEASIENVAVLLGPGINIKRSPLCGRNFEYLSEDPIVSGVLGAALVKGIQSKGVGTSLKHFAANNQEDDRMRSSSDVDARPLREIYLRGFQRVVEDAQPWTVMCSYNRINGVYASEDPWLLTQVLRDEWAFEGLVVSDWGAVNNRVRGLAAGLDLEMPSSGGVTDAQIVAAVQDGSLDESVVDVAARRVLDLVRKAIAGAGAAGGPLDVDAHHTLAREAAARSIVLLKNDGGLLPLAKDARIAVIGEFADKPRYQGAGSSMINPTRLDTALDGIRALATGEVAYARGFSNAVEVTDAETAALRDEAVAAARAADVAVVFLGLPARLESEGYDRQDIDLPAAQLALLDAVREANSNVVVVLSNGGVVALPFADRVPSIVEGWLLGQAGGGATADVLFGEVNPSAKLTETIPLRLEDTPAFLDFPGEFSHVRYGEGMFVGYRWYDARRMEVAFPFGHGLSYTTFEYADAATAVNADGDVEVTVAVTNTGERAGREVVQVYTSLPGSAVQRPARELKAFATVALEPGETRVVTLTVRRKDLAYWDIRVDRWVVEGGEYVIEVAASSRDIRSTVSVAVEGDPLVLPLSRNSSIGEVLAHPVAGPIAQAAIAQMMSGMEGVDAIMPEGVDATKMMLSFPIGRAGMFAGADSGGQISPEMIDGLIAMANAAQG, encoded by the coding sequence ATGACTCTTCCCGACGTGTCGCAGCTCACCCTCGAGGAGAAGGCGTCTCTCACCAGCGGCGCGAGCTTCTGGTACACCAAGCCCGTCGAGCGCGCGGGCGTGCCCGCGATCATGGTGACGGACGGGCCGCACGGCCTGCGCAAGCAGCGCGAGGGCGGCGACCACCTCGGCATCGGCGACAGCGTGCCCGCGACGTGCTTCCCGCCCGCCGTCGCGCTGGGATCGTCGTGGGACGTCGAGCTCGCGGAGCGCGTCGGCGAGGCGCTCGGCACCGAGGCCTCGATCGAGAACGTCGCGGTGCTCCTCGGCCCGGGCATCAACATCAAGCGCTCGCCGCTGTGCGGCCGCAACTTCGAGTACCTGTCGGAGGACCCGATCGTGTCGGGCGTGCTGGGCGCTGCGCTCGTGAAGGGCATCCAGTCGAAGGGCGTCGGCACGTCGCTCAAGCACTTCGCGGCGAACAACCAGGAGGACGACCGCATGCGGTCGAGCTCCGACGTCGACGCCCGCCCGTTGCGCGAGATCTACCTGCGCGGGTTTCAGCGGGTCGTGGAGGACGCGCAGCCCTGGACGGTCATGTGCTCGTACAACCGCATCAACGGGGTGTACGCGTCGGAGGACCCGTGGCTTCTCACACAGGTGCTGCGCGACGAGTGGGCCTTCGAGGGACTGGTCGTCTCGGACTGGGGCGCCGTGAACAATCGCGTTCGCGGACTCGCCGCGGGGCTCGACCTCGAGATGCCGTCCTCGGGCGGTGTGACGGACGCGCAGATCGTCGCGGCGGTGCAGGACGGCTCGCTCGACGAGTCCGTCGTCGACGTCGCCGCCCGTCGCGTGCTCGACCTCGTGCGCAAGGCCATCGCGGGCGCCGGCGCGGCCGGAGGCCCGCTCGACGTCGACGCACACCACACGCTCGCGCGGGAGGCCGCGGCCCGCTCGATCGTGCTGCTCAAGAACGACGGTGGGCTCCTGCCGCTCGCGAAGGACGCACGCATCGCCGTGATCGGCGAGTTCGCGGACAAGCCCCGGTACCAGGGCGCCGGCTCTTCGATGATCAACCCCACGCGTCTGGACACCGCGCTCGACGGGATCCGCGCGCTCGCGACGGGCGAGGTCGCGTACGCGCGCGGCTTCAGCAACGCGGTCGAGGTGACGGATGCCGAGACCGCGGCCCTGCGCGACGAAGCGGTGGCGGCGGCCCGCGCCGCCGACGTCGCCGTCGTGTTCCTCGGCCTGCCCGCGCGGCTCGAGTCCGAGGGGTATGACCGGCAGGACATCGACCTCCCCGCCGCGCAGCTCGCCCTCCTCGACGCCGTGCGCGAGGCGAACTCGAACGTCGTCGTCGTGCTCTCGAACGGCGGCGTCGTCGCGCTGCCGTTCGCCGATCGCGTTCCGTCGATCGTCGAAGGCTGGCTGCTCGGCCAGGCCGGCGGCGGGGCGACCGCCGACGTCCTGTTCGGCGAGGTCAACCCCTCGGCGAAGCTCACCGAGACCATCCCGCTGCGTCTGGAGGACACCCCCGCGTTCCTCGACTTCCCGGGTGAGTTCTCGCACGTCCGGTACGGCGAGGGCATGTTCGTCGGCTATCGCTGGTACGACGCGCGTCGCATGGAGGTCGCGTTCCCCTTCGGGCACGGTCTCTCGTACACGACCTTCGAGTACGCGGATGCCGCCACGGCGGTGAATGCGGACGGTGACGTGGAGGTGACCGTCGCCGTCACGAACACCGGCGAGCGCGCCGGCCGTGAGGTCGTCCAGGTCTACACGTCGCTGCCCGGCAGCGCCGTTCAGCGCCCCGCCCGCGAGCTGAAGGCCTTCGCGACGGTCGCGCTCGAGCCCGGCGAGACGCGCGTCGTGACGCTCACGGTGCGGCGCAAGGACCTCGCGTACTGGGACATCCGCGTAGACCGATGGGTGGTCGAGGGCGGCGAATACGTCATCGAGGTGGCGGCGTCGAGCCGCGACATCCGCTCGACCGTCTCCGTTGCCGTGGAAGGCGATCCCCTCGTGTTGCCGCTTTCGCGCAACTCGTCGATCGGCGAGGTGCTCGCGCATCCTGTCGCCGGGCCCATCGCGCAGGCGGCGATCGCGCAGATGATGAGCGGCATGGAGGGGGTCGACGCGATCATGCCCGAGGGGGTCGACGCGACGAAGATGATGCTGTCCTTCCCGATCGGGCGCGCGGGCATGTTCGCCGGCGCCGACTCGGGCGGGCAGATCAGCCCCGAGATGATCGACGGCCTCATCGCCATGGCGAACGCGGCGCAGGGCTGA
- a CDS encoding amidohydrolase family protein, which translates to MTGTPAPNQPIVFRDGIVLTMDDSHTVLPEGDVLVVDGKIADVGVDLQVPEGTFEIDAKRGIIMPGMVDTHRHMWQSAMRAYGADWTLTQYFVWYYLEHGMKFRPEDVAAGNLISALDAVEAGVTTSVDWSHGLRTPDHGEAALEALASSPGRFVLAYGNLAGAPWEWSQDPAVRSIIEKARDSLFGAQIAFDVPGDESFPEAPAFALARDLGLAVTTHAGVWGATNDNGIRLMYDNGAMQPGYIYVHAATLSDESYQKIAATGGSVSLATESEMTCGQGYPPAFALRKHGIPASMSIDTSVWFSADMFSAMRTTIGSDRALEHYIAHQKDETITHATIRVEEVVDWATRGGAKALGKWDQIGSLEKGKLADVVLIKNDDSPTMVPIVNPYGHIVYQAGRGDVHTVLVGGEPIKFEGKLCAGDLPGVRTKLENTIEYLKGELGEETWKAGMNPEIPEVEILSNPYQYRKGEAAPA; encoded by the coding sequence ATGACCGGCACTCCCGCACCGAATCAGCCGATCGTCTTCCGAGACGGAATCGTGCTGACGATGGACGACTCCCACACGGTGCTTCCCGAGGGCGATGTGCTCGTGGTCGACGGAAAGATCGCGGACGTCGGCGTCGACCTGCAGGTGCCCGAGGGCACGTTCGAGATCGACGCCAAGCGGGGCATCATCATGCCCGGCATGGTCGACACGCATCGCCACATGTGGCAGTCGGCGATGCGCGCGTACGGCGCGGACTGGACCCTCACGCAGTACTTCGTCTGGTACTACCTCGAGCACGGCATGAAGTTCCGCCCCGAGGACGTCGCAGCGGGCAACCTCATCTCGGCGCTCGACGCCGTGGAGGCCGGCGTCACGACGAGCGTCGACTGGTCGCACGGCCTGCGCACGCCCGATCACGGCGAGGCCGCACTCGAGGCGCTCGCCTCCTCCCCCGGTCGCTTCGTGCTCGCGTACGGCAACCTCGCCGGTGCGCCGTGGGAGTGGTCGCAGGACCCCGCGGTCCGCTCGATCATCGAGAAGGCGCGCGACTCGCTGTTCGGCGCGCAGATCGCGTTCGACGTTCCCGGCGACGAGAGCTTCCCCGAGGCCCCCGCGTTCGCGCTCGCGCGCGACCTCGGGCTCGCGGTCACGACGCACGCCGGCGTGTGGGGGGCGACCAATGACAACGGCATCCGTCTCATGTACGACAACGGCGCGATGCAGCCCGGATACATCTACGTGCACGCGGCGACGCTGAGCGACGAGTCCTACCAGAAGATCGCGGCGACCGGCGGGAGCGTCTCGCTCGCGACCGAGAGCGAGATGACGTGCGGTCAGGGGTACCCGCCCGCGTTCGCGCTCCGCAAGCACGGCATCCCCGCGTCCATGTCGATTGACACGAGCGTGTGGTTCAGCGCGGACATGTTCTCCGCGATGCGCACCACGATCGGCTCCGACCGCGCCCTCGAGCACTACATCGCGCATCAGAAGGACGAGACCATCACGCACGCGACGATCCGCGTCGAGGAGGTCGTCGACTGGGCGACGCGCGGCGGCGCGAAGGCGCTCGGCAAGTGGGACCAGATCGGCAGCCTCGAGAAGGGAAAGCTCGCCGACGTGGTGCTCATCAAGAACGACGACTCCCCCACGATGGTGCCGATCGTCAACCCCTACGGGCACATCGTCTATCAGGCGGGTCGGGGCGACGTGCACACCGTGCTCGTCGGCGGCGAGCCGATCAAGTTCGAGGGCAAGCTGTGCGCGGGCGACCTGCCGGGCGTGCGGACGAAGCTCGAGAACACGATCGAGTACCTGAAGGGCGAGCTCGGGGAGGAGACGTGGAAGGCGGGCATGAACCCCGAGATCCCCGAGGTCGAGATCCTCAGCAACCCGTACCAGTACCGCAAGGGCGAGGCTGCTCCCGCCTGA
- a CDS encoding SDR family oxidoreductase, which translates to MSGKTIVVVGGTSGIGLEIAKDSIARGDKVVITGRDETRTQRIAMGLGPEATGIALDISEPATIAHQLSPLGRVDGLVLAAIERDANNVRDYSIERAVRLVTLKLVGYTETIHALLDRLEPTVDTGIVLFGGRAKDLPYPGSTTVSSINGGVTGLVNTLALELAPIRVNAVHPGIIGDSPFWATKPEGVLDGYKKHTPGGELATMVDVVDAVQFLLRNRGVSAVNLYVDRGTALL; encoded by the coding sequence GTGAGCGGCAAGACCATCGTCGTCGTCGGGGGCACCTCCGGCATCGGACTCGAGATCGCGAAGGACTCGATCGCGCGCGGAGACAAGGTCGTCATCACCGGCCGCGACGAGACGCGCACGCAGCGCATCGCGATGGGGCTCGGTCCGGAGGCGACCGGCATCGCGCTCGACATCTCCGAACCCGCGACGATCGCCCACCAGCTCTCCCCGCTCGGCCGTGTCGACGGTCTCGTGCTCGCCGCGATCGAGCGCGACGCGAACAACGTGCGGGACTACAGCATCGAGCGAGCGGTGCGCCTCGTGACGCTCAAGCTCGTCGGCTACACCGAGACGATCCACGCGCTGCTCGACCGGCTCGAACCCACGGTCGACACCGGCATCGTGCTGTTCGGCGGTCGCGCGAAGGATCTGCCGTACCCGGGCTCGACCACGGTGTCGAGCATCAACGGCGGTGTGACGGGCCTCGTGAACACGCTCGCGCTCGAGCTCGCACCCATCCGCGTCAACGCGGTGCACCCGGGCATCATCGGCGACAGCCCGTTCTGGGCGACCAAGCCCGAGGGCGTGCTCGACGGCTATAAGAAGCACACGCCGGGCGGCGAGCTCGCCACGATGGTCGACGTCGTCGACGCGGTGCAGTTCCTGCTGCGCAACCGCGGCGTTTCGGCCGTGAACCTCTACGTCGACCGGGGAACGGCGCTCCTCTGA
- a CDS encoding NAD(P)-dependent oxidoreductase — translation MTDAVTDAAPEGRTALAFLGLGTMGSGMAGRLAAAGHDLRVWNRSPAAVQRLVESGATSAESPAHALEADVSFSMLANDEAVEAVFTPEAIARAKGRTHVMMASISPAMSDRLTDAFAAAGGRYIATPVLGRPEIAAAGQLNILAAGDPRAIDDVMPYLEAMGKRVWRLADKPSVANAVKAAVNYDIIHALQAIGESVAMTERLGVDPALFTELLSSTLFGGVVYTGYGGIIARQDYSPPGFHIALGRKDLALAQQVAEATGVWPATMPALIEVFEKALADSELKDYDWSAIAEVSRRDL, via the coding sequence GTGACGGATGCAGTGACGGATGCCGCGCCCGAGGGCCGCACCGCGCTCGCGTTCCTCGGCCTCGGCACGATGGGCTCCGGCATGGCGGGGCGCCTCGCCGCCGCCGGCCACGACCTGCGGGTGTGGAACCGCTCGCCCGCGGCGGTGCAACGGCTGGTCGAGTCCGGCGCGACGTCCGCCGAATCGCCCGCGCACGCGCTCGAGGCCGACGTGTCGTTCTCGATGCTCGCGAACGACGAGGCCGTCGAGGCGGTGTTCACCCCCGAGGCGATCGCGCGCGCGAAGGGCCGCACCCACGTGATGATGGCGTCGATCAGCCCTGCGATGTCGGACCGATTGACGGATGCTTTCGCCGCGGCCGGCGGCCGCTACATCGCGACTCCGGTGCTCGGCCGTCCCGAGATCGCCGCCGCCGGCCAGCTCAACATCCTCGCGGCCGGCGACCCGCGGGCGATCGACGACGTCATGCCGTACCTCGAGGCGATGGGCAAGCGCGTGTGGCGGCTCGCCGACAAGCCGTCCGTCGCGAACGCCGTCAAGGCGGCGGTGAACTACGACATCATCCACGCGCTGCAGGCGATCGGGGAGTCCGTCGCGATGACCGAGCGGCTCGGCGTCGACCCGGCACTGTTCACCGAGCTGCTCTCGAGCACGCTGTTCGGGGGCGTCGTGTACACCGGGTACGGCGGCATCATCGCGCGCCAGGACTACTCTCCTCCGGGCTTCCACATCGCGCTCGGCCGCAAGGACCTCGCCCTCGCGCAGCAGGTCGCCGAGGCGACGGGCGTGTGGCCGGCCACGATGCCTGCGCTCATCGAGGTGTTCGAGAAGGCGCTCGCCGATTCCGAGCTCAAGGACTACGACTGGAGCGCGATCGCCGAGGTGAGCCGGCGCGATCTCTGA